A single window of Leptolyngbya ohadii IS1 DNA harbors:
- a CDS encoding DNA-directed RNA polymerase subunit alpha, with product MAQFQVECIESSMGDDRSSYSKFVIGPLERGQGITVGNALRRVLLSNLEGAAITAVRIAGVTHEFMTVPGVKEDVLDILLNMKEIVLKSYSSQPQIGRLRVEGQTTVTASYFELPSEVEIINPDQYVATLSPGSTFEMEFRVEKGVGYRAIERSRDENSALDFLQIDSVFMPVRKVNYTVESVRADGALEKDRLLMEIWTNGSFTPQEALSQAANILVELFNPLREIDFAPIDDMDDSVEDPANQIPIEELQLSVRAYNCLKRAQINSVADLLDYTQEDLLEIKNFGAKSAEEVIQALQDRLGITLPHDKSSRPT from the coding sequence GTGGCACAGTTTCAGGTTGAGTGCATCGAATCCTCGATGGGAGACGATCGCAGCTCATACAGCAAGTTTGTAATTGGACCTCTGGAAAGGGGTCAGGGGATTACGGTCGGAAATGCGCTGCGGCGGGTGCTGCTCTCCAACCTGGAGGGTGCTGCCATTACTGCGGTGCGGATTGCGGGTGTCACCCACGAATTCATGACGGTTCCCGGTGTCAAGGAGGATGTCCTGGACATTCTGCTGAACATGAAGGAAATCGTTCTGAAAAGCTATTCTTCCCAGCCGCAAATCGGTCGGTTGAGAGTTGAGGGACAGACCACGGTGACGGCTTCTTACTTCGAGTTGCCTTCGGAAGTGGAAATAATCAATCCCGATCAGTACGTGGCAACGCTGTCTCCGGGTTCAACCTTCGAGATGGAGTTCCGGGTAGAGAAGGGCGTTGGCTATCGGGCGATCGAGCGGAGCCGGGACGAGAATTCGGCACTGGACTTCCTGCAAATTGACTCGGTGTTCATGCCCGTGCGGAAGGTCAACTACACCGTGGAAAGCGTGCGGGCGGATGGCGCACTGGAGAAGGATCGCCTGCTAATGGAGATCTGGACAAACGGTAGCTTCACGCCGCAGGAAGCGTTGAGCCAGGCAGCGAATATTCTGGTGGAACTGTTTAATCCGCTGCGCGAGATCGACTTTGCGCCGATCGACGACATGGATGACAGCGTTGAAGATCCGGCGAACCAGATTCCGATCGAGGAGCTACAGCTTTCGGTTCGGGCATACAACTGTCTGAAGCGGGCGCAAATCAACTCGGTGGCAGACCTGCTCGACTATACCCAGGAAGACCTGCTTGAGATTAAGAACTTCGGCGCGAAATCCGCTGAAGAGGTAATTCAGGCACTCCAGGATCGGCTAGGCATCACGCTGCCGCACGATAAGTCTTCCAGACCGACCTGA
- a CDS encoding glycoside hydrolase family 10 protein: protein MGNRISLKQSAHELGRQLSQKFCFVKHFLQGLFVDRLTNSFNNRFAKGLRRLRWISLLSLGMAIALLLKFPMAAAAQAVQSARITNPPPTEIRGVWLTNVDSDVLFSRDNLRRAMQRLERLNFNTVYPTVWQSGYTLYPSKVAEAATGIKVDPEPGLKGRDMLAEAVEFGHNRGLAVIPWFEFGLMAPAESELVKRHPQWVLSRRDGSQTFNMHGEDRSVWLNPAHPEVQKLLVDLVTEVVEKYDIEGIQFDDHFGTPTELGYDSYTQQLYRQETGKTPPTNPRDADWMRWRATKVSDLMVKIYSAVKTRKPDCLVSLSPNPRDFAYQNYLQDWYSWQRLGFLDELIVQVYRSDLNRFLSELDRPELRRVRDRIPVGIGILTGLRVRPVETRSIIEQVRVTRDRRFAGVSFFFYETLGDRDGSLQNLFPNPAMRPERA from the coding sequence ATGGGAAATCGAATCAGTCTCAAGCAGTCCGCTCATGAGCTTGGGCGGCAGCTTAGCCAGAAATTTTGCTTTGTGAAGCATTTTCTTCAAGGGCTTTTTGTCGATCGTCTAACCAATTCATTCAATAACCGATTTGCAAAAGGGCTGCGTCGGCTCCGGTGGATTTCACTGTTGAGCCTGGGAATGGCGATCGCTCTCCTGCTCAAGTTCCCGATGGCGGCAGCAGCGCAGGCAGTCCAGAGTGCAAGAATTACTAATCCACCTCCCACAGAAATCCGGGGCGTCTGGCTCACCAACGTGGATAGCGATGTGCTGTTCTCGCGAGACAATTTGCGGCGGGCAATGCAGCGGCTCGAACGGCTCAATTTCAACACTGTCTACCCCACCGTCTGGCAAAGCGGCTACACCCTCTACCCCAGCAAAGTGGCAGAAGCGGCAACGGGTATTAAGGTAGATCCAGAGCCAGGTCTTAAAGGACGAGACATGCTGGCAGAGGCAGTCGAATTCGGGCACAATCGCGGCTTGGCGGTCATTCCCTGGTTTGAGTTTGGCTTAATGGCTCCGGCAGAATCGGAACTGGTCAAGCGCCATCCCCAGTGGGTCTTGAGTCGGCGAGACGGTAGCCAGACGTTCAACATGCATGGCGAAGATCGATCGGTCTGGCTGAATCCGGCTCATCCAGAAGTACAAAAGCTGCTGGTCGATCTCGTCACCGAAGTCGTTGAAAAATACGATATTGAAGGCATTCAGTTTGACGATCACTTTGGCACCCCTACCGAATTGGGCTACGACAGCTACACCCAGCAGCTTTACCGCCAGGAAACGGGCAAAACGCCGCCCACCAATCCCCGTGATGCCGACTGGATGCGCTGGCGAGCCACCAAAGTCTCCGACCTGATGGTGAAAATCTACTCTGCCGTCAAAACCCGCAAGCCCGACTGCCTGGTTTCCCTGTCGCCCAACCCCAGAGACTTCGCCTACCAAAACTACCTGCAAGACTGGTATAGCTGGCAGCGGCTCGGCTTCCTCGATGAGCTGATTGTGCAGGTTTACCGCAGCGACCTGAACCGATTCCTCAGCGAACTCGATCGCCCTGAACTGCGGCGTGTCCGCGATCGAATTCCCGTTGGCATCGGCATCCTCACGGGTTTAAGAGTTCGCCCTGTTGAAACCCGAAGCATCATTGAGCAAGTGCGCGTGACCCGCGATCGACGCTTTGCGGGAGTGTCCTTCTTCTTCTACGAAACCCTGGGCGATCGGGATGGCTCGCTCCAGAATTTGTTTCCTAATCCAGCGATGAGACCGGAGAGGGCGTAG
- the rpsK gene encoding 30S ribosomal protein S11 — MAKQPQRKTGPKKQKRNVPSGVAHIQSTFNNTIVTITDNSGEAISWASSGSSGFKGAKKGTPFAAQTAAESAARRAVDQGMRQIEVMVSGPGSGRETAIRALQGAGLEITLIRDVTPIPHNGCRPPKRRRV; from the coding sequence ATGGCAAAACAACCTCAAAGAAAGACAGGACCCAAAAAACAGAAACGCAACGTTCCCAGCGGTGTTGCCCATATTCAGTCCACGTTTAACAACACGATCGTCACCATTACCGATAACAGCGGTGAGGCGATCTCCTGGGCATCCTCTGGCTCTAGCGGATTTAAGGGTGCAAAGAAGGGAACTCCATTCGCGGCACAAACGGCAGCGGAAAGTGCAGCTCGTCGCGCTGTGGATCAGGGAATGCGCCAGATTGAAGTGATGGTGAGCGGTCCGGGATCGGGTCGGGAAACTGCAATCCGTGCCCTTCAGGGAGCCGGACTGGAAATCACTCTTATCCGTGACGTAACGCCGATTCCCCACAACGGCTGCCGTCCTCCAAAGCGCCGTCGCGTGTAG
- a CDS encoding DUF4912 domain-containing protein, which yields MLQGKTSSVFTLSVLLTLAAPNWLPAAFFHHIALAQSSPTSFPLPESVPRGTTVRVDGSDSMAVINQALKQKFEAQYPGTAVNLATGGTPEALRAVLDGTIDLAAIGRPLTQAEKAQGLVEVPIAREKVAIIVGPENPFRGDITFEQFARIFRGEITDWSQLGGAPGRIRFVDRPENSDTRLALRNYKVFQVAPFQTGNNATQVSQDSTAAVIADLGRDGISYAIASQVLDQPNVRIVTMHGTLPTDPRYPFSQSRGYVYRGSASAGVQNFLGFVAAPVGLATIAQAKAAEAQAVASATGPTQGTAPSPASGTAAPDAIASPSISPVPSPAVSPAETPAATAVPGTASPEATAPTNTAATDREGAGWLAWLLLPLALLLGGFLFWRSRRRSTDTIPPAAPSSAAPVVPPVAPDPAVDASGTTLAQRTGSVVSADRLELMGNPSTARSVVPPETPDVPEAAPPAPPIAEPIAEPAAETMPDEIVTIDPAVVEEIPSAAPDPAIPSASIDPTLLGGAAVAAGTGALFGLSELRDRSEAEPSVAEPSIEEVGEVPLEETAAIEEVYQSGFEEVEIAETVQPAVGLPSNAIAPDLSASEPMPAEFVAFPSTEAVEQFPEEIAVEEELAAERIEELERVEPIASEPIESPIIETATIESSTVAEPAPTDSSGLPLGAIAGLGAIAAAGMAAAQSRAPSDEPSDEVSVNFRGADLETDELPAEIPQPETAAEMDAQSLVESTRFDVGQSDLSSEELATVDANLPDLPGGYGESQIVLLPRDPQWAYAYWDVPAEAKEQARQQGGTRFALRFYDVTNIDFSRQKPHSLQQYECDEMARNWYIPVPLSDRDYIAEIGYVTNDGGWIMLARSLPVRVPPVYPSDWYSEQFVTIGWEADLRDKTFLKLSPPGERKTFDNPIYDRIFGLSESVEAQRVAGSLYGSMQQIPQQAVSSFASGAGLAARTESGVGMSGAGMYMMSGVGMSGIGMSGIGMSGIGMSGVGMMGMSGIGMMSGAGMSGAALYTLSGLGMMSGVGMAGMSGVGVYPSIYTMSGAGMMSGVGMMSMSGIGMMSGVGFSASMPPMRPRRFWLIADAELIVYGATEPDATVTIAGRPVQLNPDGTFRFQMSFQDGMIDFPILAVASDGEQTRSIHMNFTRETPSRNTNPKEEAQDEWFPR from the coding sequence ATGCTGCAAGGTAAAACTTCTTCGGTCTTCACTCTGTCGGTGCTTTTGACCCTTGCTGCCCCCAATTGGCTCCCGGCAGCATTTTTTCACCATATTGCCCTGGCACAGTCATCCCCCACTTCATTTCCTTTGCCGGAATCGGTGCCGCGCGGTACAACGGTTCGGGTGGATGGCTCGGACAGCATGGCGGTGATCAACCAGGCGCTCAAGCAAAAATTTGAGGCGCAATATCCCGGCACAGCAGTCAACCTTGCGACCGGGGGCACACCAGAAGCACTCAGAGCCGTATTAGATGGAACGATCGATCTGGCAGCGATTGGACGACCCCTAACCCAGGCAGAAAAAGCGCAGGGCTTGGTGGAAGTGCCGATCGCCCGCGAGAAAGTTGCCATCATTGTGGGACCGGAGAACCCATTTCGGGGGGATATTACATTCGAGCAGTTTGCCCGGATCTTTCGCGGAGAAATTACCGACTGGTCGCAGTTGGGCGGCGCACCCGGCAGAATTCGCTTTGTAGACCGACCGGAAAACAGCGATACTCGACTGGCACTTCGCAACTACAAAGTTTTTCAGGTTGCCCCTTTTCAGACGGGCAATAATGCAACCCAGGTGAGCCAGGATAGCACTGCTGCTGTAATTGCCGATTTGGGGCGAGATGGCATCAGCTATGCGATCGCCAGTCAAGTGCTTGACCAGCCCAACGTCCGGATCGTGACGATGCATGGCACCCTGCCCACCGATCCCCGCTATCCGTTCTCCCAGTCGCGTGGCTATGTTTATCGCGGAAGCGCCAGCGCTGGAGTTCAAAATTTTCTAGGGTTTGTTGCGGCTCCAGTGGGTCTAGCGACGATCGCCCAGGCAAAAGCAGCAGAAGCACAGGCAGTTGCCTCAGCCACCGGGCCAACCCAAGGAACAGCCCCCAGTCCGGCAAGCGGGACAGCTGCACCGGATGCAATCGCCAGCCCATCGATATCGCCAGTTCCATCTCCAGCGGTATCTCCAGCCGAAACCCCCGCAGCCACCGCCGTTCCGGGTACCGCTTCTCCAGAGGCGACCGCTCCTACCAATACCGCAGCCACAGATCGCGAGGGTGCAGGTTGGCTTGCCTGGCTCCTTTTGCCCCTGGCACTGCTGCTGGGCGGCTTTTTATTCTGGCGATCGCGCCGTCGATCCACTGATACCATTCCGCCTGCTGCTCCCAGCTCTGCTGCTCCGGTTGTGCCTCCGGTTGCGCCCGATCCGGCTGTAGATGCTTCAGGAACAACCCTGGCACAGCGCACGGGTTCTGTGGTGTCTGCCGATCGCCTGGAATTAATGGGCAACCCCAGCACAGCCCGATCGGTTGTGCCCCCCGAAACCCCCGACGTTCCTGAAGCTGCTCCCCCCGCACCCCCTATAGCGGAGCCTATCGCTGAACCTGCGGCAGAAACGATGCCCGATGAAATAGTGACGATCGATCCGGCGGTGGTGGAAGAAATTCCTTCTGCGGCTCCCGACCCGGCAATTCCCTCTGCGTCGATCGACCCAACCCTATTGGGGGGGGCTGCGGTGGCAGCAGGAACAGGGGCGCTGTTTGGCTTATCAGAGCTACGCGATCGGTCGGAGGCAGAACCGTCTGTAGCGGAGCCTTCAATCGAGGAAGTTGGGGAAGTCCCGCTGGAGGAAACGGCTGCGATCGAGGAAGTTTATCAGTCGGGCTTTGAGGAGGTTGAAATCGCAGAAACTGTCCAGCCCGCAGTCGGCTTACCCTCAAACGCGATCGCTCCAGACCTGTCAGCTTCAGAACCAATGCCCGCCGAATTTGTGGCGTTTCCTTCCACAGAGGCAGTAGAGCAGTTCCCCGAAGAGATTGCGGTAGAGGAAGAGCTGGCAGCCGAACGGATTGAAGAACTGGAGCGTGTGGAGCCGATCGCATCTGAACCTATCGAATCCCCAATAATCGAAACTGCAACAATCGAATCCTCAACAGTGGCTGAACCTGCGCCAACGGATTCCTCTGGGCTACCGCTTGGTGCAATTGCGGGTTTAGGGGCGATCGCTGCGGCTGGAATGGCTGCCGCTCAGTCTCGCGCACCTTCCGATGAGCCGTCAGACGAAGTTTCAGTGAATTTTCGGGGAGCTGATCTGGAAACCGATGAGCTGCCTGCCGAGATTCCGCAGCCGGAGACCGCCGCAGAGATGGATGCTCAATCGCTGGTTGAGTCTACTCGATTCGATGTCGGTCAGTCCGATCTGTCGAGCGAAGAACTGGCAACGGTGGATGCTAACCTGCCCGATCTGCCGGGAGGCTATGGCGAAAGCCAGATTGTGCTGCTGCCCCGCGATCCGCAATGGGCTTACGCCTATTGGGACGTACCCGCAGAGGCGAAGGAGCAGGCAAGACAGCAGGGAGGCACCCGGTTTGCTCTACGCTTCTACGATGTCACCAATATTGACTTTAGCCGCCAGAAACCTCACAGCCTTCAGCAGTACGAATGCGATGAAATGGCGCGGAACTGGTATATTCCTGTGCCGCTCAGCGATCGCGACTATATTGCCGAAATTGGCTATGTTACCAATGACGGTGGCTGGATTATGCTGGCTCGATCGCTGCCTGTCCGAGTTCCGCCCGTTTACCCGTCAGACTGGTACTCTGAGCAGTTTGTGACGATCGGGTGGGAGGCTGATCTGCGCGACAAAACCTTCCTGAAACTTTCCCCGCCCGGTGAACGCAAAACGTTTGACAATCCCATCTACGATCGCATTTTTGGCTTGTCCGAATCCGTTGAAGCACAGCGGGTTGCCGGGTCGCTTTATGGCTCGATGCAGCAGATTCCCCAGCAGGCGGTTAGCTCGTTTGCCTCTGGTGCAGGATTGGCAGCCCGCACAGAATCCGGTGTGGGAATGTCTGGTGCGGGAATGTACATGATGTCCGGTGTAGGGATGTCTGGAATTGGGATGTCTGGAATTGGGATGTCTGGAATTGGCATGTCTGGCGTGGGCATGATGGGCATGTCCGGAATCGGTATGATGTCGGGTGCAGGAATGTCTGGCGCAGCGCTCTACACGCTGTCTGGACTGGGCATGATGTCGGGTGTAGGAATGGCGGGTATGTCGGGTGTAGGCGTGTATCCTTCGATCTACACAATGTCCGGCGCGGGCATGATGTCCGGAGTTGGCATGATGAGCATGTCCGGAATTGGCATGATGTCTGGCGTGGGTTTCTCCGCTTCCATGCCGCCGATGCGTCCGCGCCGCTTCTGGCTAATTGCCGATGCCGAACTGATTGTTTATGGCGCAACTGAACCTGATGCCACGGTAACGATCGCGGGTCGTCCGGTACAGCTTAATCCGGATGGTACGTTCCGATTCCAGATGTCCTTCCAGGACGGCATGATTGATTTCCCGATTCTGGCAGTGGCATCTGACGGTGAACAAACCCGATCGATCCATATGAACTTTACGCGAGAAACACCGTCCCGCAATACCAATCCAAAAGAAGAGGCGCAGGATGAATGGTTTCCTCGCTAG
- a CDS encoding response regulator yields MSDSPLPLLLVIEDSDEDFAVLKRILEQIVEQDSLLCRIDRCMTGDEALEYLLGKASSASETDLARLPSLILLDLLLPGIDGAEVLRQVKQSDRLRSIPIVVLGGNMNQREINSLYEQGISGYIVKRVDGTKFRRNMQLFIEYWLIANRLPT; encoded by the coding sequence ATGTCCGACTCTCCGCTACCCCTGCTGCTAGTCATCGAAGATAGCGACGAAGACTTTGCAGTCCTGAAACGGATTCTGGAACAAATTGTGGAGCAGGATTCCCTTTTGTGTCGGATCGATCGCTGTATGACGGGTGATGAGGCGCTGGAATACTTGCTGGGGAAGGCTTCCTCTGCATCTGAAACCGATCTCGCCAGACTGCCCTCGCTGATTTTGCTGGATCTGCTTCTGCCGGGTATCGATGGAGCTGAAGTGCTGCGGCAGGTCAAACAAAGCGATCGGCTTCGCAGCATTCCGATCGTTGTTCTGGGCGGAAACATGAACCAGCGGGAGATCAATTCGCTCTACGAACAGGGCATCAGTGGCTATATCGTAAAACGGGTAGACGGCACAAAGTTTCGACGAAATATGCAGCTCTTTATTGAATATTGGCTGATAGCGAATCGACTGCCAACTTAG
- the ureC gene encoding urease subunit alpha produces the protein MSYRMNRRAYAETFGPTLGDRVRLADTNLIIEVEQDYTTYGDEVKFGGGKVIRDGMGQSPISNENGAVDAVITNALVLDWWGIVKADIGIKDGKIAAIGKAGNPYIQDNVNIIIGPGTEAIAGEGMIVTAGGIDTHIHFICPQQIEVAIASGVTTMIGGGTGPAAGTNATTCTPGPWNIYRMLQAADAFPMNLGFLGKGNTSQPDALEEQIEAGAIGLKLHEDWGTTPATIDTCLSVADEYDVQVAIHTDTLNEAGFVEDTIAAFKGRCIHTYHTEGAGGGHAPDIIKVCGEANVLPSSTNPTRPYTLNTLEEHLDMLMVCHHLDRSIPEDVAFAESRIRRETIAAEDILHDLGAFSMLSSDSQAMGRIGEVIIRTWQTAHKMKDQRGSLAEDSERNDNTRAKRYVAKYTINPAITHGIANYVGSIEVGKIADLCIWRPGLFGVKPELVLKGGMIAWAQMGDANASIPTPQPVHMRPMFASFGGARNATSLTFVSKAALKHDIGDRLKLQRPVVAVSDIRQLTKRDMKLNDAMPRMEVDPETYEVRADGELLTCEPATVLPMAQRYFLF, from the coding sequence ATGAGCTACAGAATGAATCGCCGCGCCTATGCTGAAACCTTTGGTCCTACGCTGGGCGATCGGGTACGGTTGGCGGACACCAATCTGATCATTGAAGTCGAGCAGGACTATACGACCTACGGCGATGAAGTGAAATTTGGCGGCGGTAAGGTGATTCGGGACGGGATGGGGCAGTCGCCGATCAGCAATGAGAATGGTGCGGTAGATGCAGTGATTACTAATGCGCTAGTCCTGGACTGGTGGGGCATTGTGAAAGCTGATATCGGCATCAAGGACGGCAAGATTGCGGCGATCGGTAAGGCGGGCAACCCCTACATTCAGGACAATGTGAATATCATCATCGGTCCCGGTACGGAGGCGATCGCGGGAGAAGGCATGATCGTTACCGCAGGCGGCATTGATACCCACATTCACTTTATCTGTCCGCAGCAGATCGAAGTTGCCATTGCATCCGGCGTTACTACGATGATCGGAGGCGGAACCGGACCCGCCGCAGGCACCAATGCCACGACCTGTACGCCCGGACCCTGGAATATCTACCGAATGCTTCAGGCAGCAGACGCCTTTCCCATGAATCTGGGCTTTTTGGGCAAGGGCAATACTTCTCAACCGGATGCGCTGGAAGAGCAAATTGAGGCGGGGGCGATCGGCTTAAAGCTGCACGAAGATTGGGGCACTACTCCCGCGACGATCGATACCTGTCTTTCCGTTGCAGACGAATACGATGTGCAGGTGGCAATCCACACCGACACGCTGAACGAAGCCGGATTTGTGGAGGATACGATCGCTGCATTCAAAGGACGCTGCATTCACACTTATCACACGGAGGGCGCAGGGGGTGGACATGCACCGGACATCATCAAAGTCTGTGGCGAAGCGAATGTGCTGCCTTCCTCGACAAATCCCACCCGTCCCTATACGCTGAACACGCTGGAAGAACACCTGGATATGCTGATGGTCTGCCATCACCTCGATCGCAGCATTCCTGAGGATGTAGCCTTTGCCGAGTCGCGCATTCGCCGGGAAACGATCGCCGCCGAGGATATCCTGCACGATCTGGGCGCATTCAGTATGCTGTCTTCGGACTCACAGGCAATGGGACGGATCGGGGAAGTGATTATTCGTACCTGGCAGACCGCCCACAAAATGAAAGACCAGCGGGGCAGCCTAGCCGAAGATAGTGAGCGCAACGACAATACCCGCGCCAAGCGATACGTGGCGAAGTACACCATTAATCCGGCGATCACCCACGGCATTGCCAACTATGTCGGATCGATCGAGGTGGGCAAAATTGCCGATCTCTGCATCTGGCGACCGGGGCTGTTTGGCGTGAAGCCGGAACTGGTATTGAAGGGCGGCATGATTGCCTGGGCACAAATGGGCGATGCAAATGCCAGTATCCCAACGCCGCAGCCCGTCCATATGCGACCGATGTTCGCTAGCTTCGGGGGAGCCAGAAACGCCACGTCTCTCACGTTTGTCTCTAAGGCAGCGCTAAAGCACGACATCGGCGATCGGCTAAAGCTCCAGCGTCCTGTGGTGGCAGTGTCGGACATTCGGCAGCTCACCAAGCGCGATATGAAGCTCAATGATGCGATGCCCCGGATGGAAGTCGATCCAGAAACCTACGAAGTGCGGGCAGATGGCGAATTGCTCACCTGTGAACCTGCAACTGTTCTGCCGATGGCGCAGCGGTATTTTCTGTTTTAG
- the infA gene encoding translation initiation factor IF-1 yields the protein MSKQDLIEMEGTVTDSLPNAMFRVDLDNGFNVLAHISGKIRRNYIKILPGDRVKVELTPYDLTKGRITYRLRKK from the coding sequence TTGTCTAAGCAAGACCTAATCGAGATGGAAGGAACAGTTACCGACTCATTGCCCAACGCGATGTTTCGGGTCGATCTGGATAACGGCTTTAACGTCCTGGCGCATATTTCCGGCAAAATCAGACGGAACTATATTAAAATTCTTCCCGGCGATCGAGTAAAGGTTGAGTTGACTCCCTACGACTTGACGAAGGGCAGAATCACCTACCGACTGCGGAAGAAGTAG
- a CDS encoding response regulator, whose translation MPVPKVTAGRLLVIDDDVVLTKLLKQAAIAAGFHVEVATTLAEGRSAIDRMSPDVILLDLIFPETTENGFALLAELAEQNSAIPVVALTVRNSLADRVTVARLGGQAFLHKPISIAEVLRVVTKIVNPAPLPDAQVLVVDDDPTVLETLIELLPPWGMRVTTLADPQQFWEVFTATAPDLLILDSTMPTFSGIELCQVVRQDPQFADLPILILTPYDDADVIHQIFAAGADDFVGKPIVPPELIARTTRWLERTRLRKRNRP comes from the coding sequence GTGCCTGTACCGAAAGTCACGGCGGGTCGGCTATTGGTGATCGACGACGACGTAGTACTGACCAAGCTGTTAAAACAGGCTGCGATCGCCGCTGGTTTTCATGTGGAAGTGGCAACTACGCTGGCGGAAGGTCGGTCTGCGATCGATCGAATGTCGCCGGATGTGATCCTGCTGGATCTGATCTTCCCGGAAACAACGGAGAACGGTTTTGCCCTGCTGGCGGAACTGGCGGAACAGAACTCTGCGATCCCCGTAGTGGCATTAACCGTGCGGAATAGCCTTGCCGATCGCGTTACGGTGGCGCGGCTGGGCGGACAGGCATTTTTGCACAAGCCCATTTCGATTGCGGAGGTGCTGCGGGTCGTGACGAAAATTGTCAACCCGGCTCCCCTGCCTGATGCCCAAGTGCTGGTGGTAGATGATGATCCGACCGTGCTGGAAACCCTGATCGAGCTGCTGCCGCCCTGGGGGATGCGAGTGACTACGCTGGCTGACCCACAGCAGTTTTGGGAGGTGTTTACCGCTACTGCACCCGATCTGCTGATTCTAGATAGCACCATGCCCACCTTTAGCGGCATTGAACTCTGCCAGGTCGTTCGGCAAGATCCGCAGTTCGCCGATTTGCCCATTCTGATACTGACTCCCTATGACGATGCCGATGTAATTCACCAGATTTTTGCAGCCGGAGCAGATGACTTTGTGGGCAAGCCGATCGTCCCTCCCGAACTTATTGCCCGGACTACGCGATGGCTAGAGCGAACTCGCCTCCGAAAACGGAATCGCCCCTGA
- the rpsM gene encoding 30S ribosomal protein S13 yields MARIAGVDLPRDKRVEIGLTYIYGIGLTRSKEILAKTGVNPDIRIRDLSDADVAALRETVEGDYQVEGDLRRLEGLNIKRLMDIGTYRGRRHRLGLPVRGQRTRTNARTRRGGRRTVAGKKKAPKK; encoded by the coding sequence GTGGCACGAATTGCCGGAGTAGACCTTCCACGCGACAAGCGTGTTGAAATTGGTCTGACCTATATCTATGGGATTGGGCTAACCCGCTCTAAAGAAATCCTGGCTAAAACGGGCGTAAATCCCGACATCCGTATTCGCGATCTGTCGGATGCAGATGTAGCTGCCCTGCGGGAAACCGTTGAGGGTGATTATCAGGTTGAGGGGGATCTCCGCCGTCTCGAAGGTTTGAACATCAAGCGATTGATGGACATCGGTACGTATCGGGGTCGTCGTCATCGCCTGGGTCTGCCTGTACGAGGTCAGCGAACGAGAACCAATGCCCGGACGCGCCGAGGTGGTCGTCGGACTGTGGCGGGTAAGAAGAAGGCTCCCAAGAAGTAA
- the rpmJ gene encoding 50S ribosomal protein L36, whose product MKVRASVRRMCEKCRVIRRRGRVMVICVNPKHKQRQG is encoded by the coding sequence ATGAAAGTCCGAGCTTCCGTTCGTCGTATGTGTGAAAAGTGTCGCGTCATCCGTCGCCGCGGCAGAGTTATGGTGATTTGTGTGAATCCGAAGCACAAACAGCGTCAGGGGTAA